A window from Littorina saxatilis isolate snail1 linkage group LG9, US_GU_Lsax_2.0, whole genome shotgun sequence encodes these proteins:
- the LOC138977376 gene encoding neurotrypsin-like, protein MAMLWCAILLTAASLRVSTGATVDLQDIRLANGNATAGRVEVLIDRMWGTVCDDSWADEDAGVVCRSLGLTGGVALSKAAYGKGQGPIHMDDVHCTGDENSLGKCWTNIGSDNCLHSEDAAVICQTA, encoded by the exons ATGGCAATGTTGTGGTGTGCAATCCTCCTGACAGCGGCGTCGCTTCGTGTCTCGACAG GCGCAACGGTGGACCTCCAGGACATCCGCCTGGCGAACGGCAACGCGACAGCAGGGCGAGTGGAGGTGCTGATCGACAGAATGTGGGGCACCGTCTGTGACGACAGCTGGGCTGACGAGGACGCCGGTGTTGTCTGTAGATCTCTAGGACTGAC AGGCGGGGTAGCCCTGAGCAAGGCTGCGTACGGGAAGGGTCAGGGTCCTATCCACATGGATGACGTGCACTGTACGGGAGACGAGAACAGTCTGGGCAAGTGCTGGACCAACATTGGCAGCGACAACTGCTTACACTCGGAGGACGCCGCTGTCATCTGTCAGACTGCCTGA